The genomic segment AGGAGTTTGTGAAGATGATGGAGAGAAGGTGGGAGCATTATTTTGACTGATAAATAGTTGCCCTTcccttttaaaacatttagtaaaactgacatgttgttttattaactGATTTTTCAACCAGAGAGTCTATCTACACCATCCAATACAACATCCGTTCATTCATGAATGTGAAGAACTGGCCATGGATGACCCTGTACTTCAAGATCAAGCCCCTGCTGAAGAGTGCTGAGACTGAGAAGGAGCTGCAGAATATGAAGGAGAACTATGAAAAGATGAAGACAGACCTGGCTGCTGCTTTGGCCAAGAAGAAGGaactggaggagaaaatggTCTCTATGCTCCAGGAGAAGAATGACTTGCAGCTCCAAGTAGCTGCTGTAAGTTGGCAGATTtctttaatgtgatttatttatattcatactAGAGTAATTAACCATGTAGTTCCTATGTtcataaactaaaataacagTGGTGTTGTGTATTTGGTGAACACCTGGTCTGGGTAAAAAGTGCATGTTTTTGAATCATCCTTATTAGATGGATATGTACCagtatgaaaaaaaacccccattaaattatgtttcttcCCCCTCACTCACAGGAGGTTGAGAATCTCTCAGATGCTGAGGAAAGGTGTGAAGGGCTGATTAAGAGCAAGATCCAGCTTGAGGCCAAACTCAAGGAGACAAGTGAGAGActggaggatgaagaggaaatCAATGCTGAGCTGACTGCCAAGAAGAGGAAACTGGAGGATGAATGTTCTGAGCTGAAGAAAGACATTGATGATTTAGAGCTCACCTTGGCTAAAGTGGAGAAGGAGAAACATGCCACTGAAAACAAGGTGCACATCATTGAGACACCAATCCACAGAATTTATTAAATCTACAAGCCTATACTTCAATTAAAATTGGGTATTTCAACCCCTTTAGGTGAAAAACCTGACAGAGGAGATGGCAACTCAGGATGAGGCCATTGCCAAGCTCACCAAGGAGAAGAAAGCCCTCCAAGAGGCCCATCAGCAAACACTGGATGATCTCCAGGCAGAGGAAGACAAAGTCAACACTCTGACCAAGGCCAAGACAAAGCTGGAACAGCAAGTGGACGATgtaagaaaactgtttatttgtcttCCTCCTTAGGCATTAACCTAATGATGCAGTATTTGTATTGATTGATTACTGTGTGTGAATGTACCGACTATGCAATAGCTTGAGGGTTCATTGGAGCAAGAAAAGAAACTCCGTATGGACCTTGAGAGAGCCAAGAGAAAGCTTGAAGGAGATCTGAAACTGGCTCAGGAGTCCATCATGGATCTGGAGAATGACAAGCAGCAATCTGATGAAAAGATCAAGAAGtaatttcaatttttctttatttagctaCTGTTCCACAAAGTGCCCCAAATTTATAtctcttattttttcttgaaaaccaGGAAGGACTTTGAAATCAGCCAGCTTCTCAGCAAGATTGAGGATGAACAGTCCCTTGGAGCTCAGCTTCAAAAGAAGATCAAGGAACTCCAGGTACAAAAGATTAACCATAATAGcatttggaagattttttttattttccatattgaTCTTGGTTGATTACTTCAATGCATTTGAATTCTAGGCTCGCATTgaggagctggaagaggagATTGAGGCTGAGAGGTCTGCTAGGGCTAAGGTAGAGAAGCAGAGAGCTGACCTCTCCAGGGAGCTTGAGGAGATCAGCGAGAGGCTTGAGGAGGCTGGTGGAGCCACAGCAGCTCAGATTGAGATGAACAAGAAGCGTGAGGCTGAATTCCAGAAGCTGCGTCGTGACCTTGAAGAGTCCACCCTGCAGCATGAATCTACTGCAGCAGTTCTCCGCAAGAAGCAGGCCGACAGCGTTGCTGAGCTGGGAGAGCAGATCGATAATCTTCAGCGCGTCAAGCAGaagctggagaaggagaagagtGAGTACAAGATGGAGATTGATGACCTGTCCAGCAACATGGAGGCTGTTGCCAAAGCCAAGGTGAGTGGATACTTCATGTTTTACAATGCTCAGACATATGAACTGCGGCTCAGAAGCACcttttacatacatttctgaTGGTTTCAGGGCAACTTGGAGAAAATGTGCAGAACTCTTGAGGACCAACTTAGTgaaatcaaatctaaaaatgaTGAGAATGTCCGCCAGCTGAATGACATTAATGCACAGAAAGCAAGACTCCAGACAGAGAACGGTAATTCACCTGGACTTAAACCAGAGTTTTacattgattaaaaattttcagaaataatgtatttatgaCTTTCACAGGTGAATTTGCTCGCCAGCTTGAGGAGAAAGAAGCTCTTGTTTCTCAGCTGACAAGAGGCAAACAGGCTTTCACTCAGCAGGTTGAGGAGCTCAAGAGACACATTGAGGAGGAAGTGAAGGTAGAAAagtctgtttatattttttttagacatgTATGATGAGGTCAGTACTAGACAAATCATTGTACTATCAAATTTGTGCTTTCCAGGCCAAGAATGCCCTGGCCCATGCTGTTCAATCAGCCCGCCATGACTGTGATCTGCTCAGAGAGCAGTttgaggaggagcaggaggccaAGGCTGAGCTGCAGAGAGGCATGTCTAAGGCCAACAGTGAGGTGGCTCAGTGGAGGTCCAAATATGAGACTGATGCCATCCAGCGCActgaggagctggaggaggccaAGTCAGTCATAATGAATGTCTCAATTTAATtatgtgtacattttattaTACATTTCTACTAATTGAAACATCTATGCACTACAGGAAAAAGCTTGCCCAGCGCTTGCAGGATGCTGAGGAATCCATTGAGGCTGTGAACTCCAAGTGTGCCTCTTTGGAGAAGACTAAGCAGAGGCTCCAAGGTGAGGTGGAAGACCTCATGACAGATGTGGAGAGAGCTAATTCTCTGGCTGCAAACCTTGACAAGAAGCAGAGAAACTTTGACAAGGTACAATAATTTTACAACAACCAAAATGCTGAttaattcagataaaaacagatttttaattaatcttcACATTTCAGGTCCTGTCAGAATGGAAGCAGAAGTATGAAGAGAGCCAGGCTGAGCTGGAAGGAGCCCAAAAAGAGGCCCGCTCCCTGAGCACTGAGCTGTTCAAGATGAAGAACTCCTATGAAGAGGCTCTGGACCAACTGGAGACCATGAAGAGAGAGAACAAGAACCTGCAACGTATGACATTATTAATAAATTCATCATAAAGAAAGAGACAACACAGAATCTTTGCAAGTCACAAAGTTTTGCTACTGTAATATTCCTTATCAAACTGAATAAGAACAAAcaacaattatttctttttcagtcgGTTTTTGcttgaacattattttatttacttttcattgCAGAGGAGATCTCAGATTTGACTGAACAGATTGGTGAGACTGGTAAAACCATTCATGAGTTGGAAAAGGCTAAAAAGACTCTGGATTCTGAGAAATCTGAAATTCAAGCTGCATTAGAAGAAGCCGAGGTAAAACCCTTCTCAGTAGTTAATAATTTAAACcacattataaatacaaaatgcatatTCAGGACACTTTATTTTGGCATCTTGCTACCTTGCTGTATGCTTGACCTCTCAAGGGCACTCTGGAACATGAAGAGTCTAAGATTCTCCGCGTCCAGCTGGAGCTCAACCAGGTCAAGAGTGAAATTGACAGGAAGCTGGCAGAGAAGGATGAAGAAATGGAGCAGATCAAGAGAAACAGCCAGAGGGTGATTGACTCCATGCAGAGCACTCTGGATGCTGAGGTCAGGAGCAGGAATGATGCCCTGAGAGtcaagaagaagatggagggagACCTGAACGAGATGGAGATCCAGCTGAGCCACGCCAACAGGCAGGCTGCCGAGGCCCAGAAACAACTGAGGAATGTCCAGGGACAACTCAAGGTGAGTTTGgtgttaaacaaaaattaacacTGAACAGTGTAAGACTGAACTGAAGAGTTTGActccaacatttgtttttgttattaggATGCTCAACTCCACCTTGATGATGCCCTCAGAGGACAAGAGGACATGAAGGAACAGGTGGCCATGGTGGAGCGCAGAAACGGTCTGATGGTAGCTGAGATTGAGGAGCTGAGAGCCGCTCTGGAGCAGACAGAGAGATCACGTAAAGTTGCCGAGCAGGAGTTGGTTGATGCCAGTGAGCGTGTTGGACTGCTGCACTCTCAGGTTGGGTTTTAGTTATTCACAAGAAACCAGGGCTTTTAAAGTCATTAAACCAACGcatcaatttttttattcacattaattTTCAGAACACCAGTCTTCTGAACACCAAGAAGAAGCTGGAAGCTGATCTGGTCCAGGTTCAGGGTGAGGTGGAGGATGCTGTTCAGGAGGCCAGAAACGCTGAGGAGAAGGCCAAAAAAGCTATCACTGATGTCAGTTTAAATCTCGGAAACCacacaatttaaacatttgtttaactttttaccaaaacttgaaaaacaatataatttCAGGCTGCCATGATGGCCGAGGAGCTGAAGAAGGAGCAGGACACCAGCGCTCATCtggagaggatgaagaagaacTTGGAGATTACAGTCAAGGACCTGCAGCACCGCCTGGATGAGGCTGAGAACCTCGCCATGAAGGGTGGCAAGAAGCAGCTCCAGAAACTGGAGCAGAGGGTATGAGTTCCAATTTCATTCAAAtgatttaactgaaaaatgaacaaaaatgtatttctcatACAACTTCTACAAATCCCAGCCTAAAGGCACATACTTTTCGAAAGATAATGTTTTATCATTACATACAAGGTTCGTGAACTCGAATCTGAGGTGGAAGGCGAGCAGAGACGTGGAGCGGAAGCTGTTAAAGGAGTCCGCAAATATGAAAGGAGAGTTAAGGAATTGACCTACCAGGTAATTTTTAGGTTTTAGTAAAACTATAGTAACTTTCTATCTTGTTGTTAGTACTTAACATGTATTTCTGTGATATTTCTAGACTGAGGAGGACAAGAAGAATTTGGTCAGACTTCAGGACCTGGTTGATAAGCTGCAGCTCAAGGTCAAGTCTTACAAGAGACAGGCTGAGGAAGCTGTAAGTTACATATTATATCTAAAATAGCTGGTATTTTAGccaaaaagtaactaaataaattacaatgttCATAAACAATAGGTAAATATGACAGTGTCATATCTACTTTAATACAACAATTTAACAATTATTCCTCACAGGAGGAACAAGCCAACACCCACATGTCCAGGCTCAGGAAGGTCCAGCATGAGATGGAGGAAGCTCAGGAGCGTGCTGACATCGCTGAGTCTCAAGTCAACAAGCTCAGAGCCAAGAGCCGTGATGCTGGAAAGGTAGTTATTTTTTGACAATGGTATTCCTTGATGATATTCTGTCAGTCGGtaaattaaatcttaattttgaACTTTGATAATAACTAATTGTGTTCTGTGCTCTCCTTTGTCAGTCGGATTCTGCAGAGTAAGAGTCATCATTTACTCAAGTCCTTTCAATGGAGTTCATAAAATATGAACCAGTTGTTTGGGTATCTTTCTTGTAACAATAAAGATGAGAATTATTATTGGCTTTCATAAtcttgtcatttatttttgaatgtctCGTTCAAATCAAAATGTAGCCCTCAGCAATTTAGGCTTTTGTAGATTAAGCAGCGACAGTGTTGCACACAGTgccaaataaatcattttctttatttgtgctCTAGATTTTCAATGTAGATTCCCTAAATAATAACACCAGTCCTACCACATAGTATTGTCTGACATGAAAGTGCCTATTGCATGCTACCCATCTATAACATTTAACAGCTGTTTTTTGATCGTCAGTTTATGACCTAAATTAGATTTGAATGCTCCAGCAGATGACTAAAATAGATGCCATAAAACAATTATGGAGGACTTCAAAAGGCATTcccttaaaataaagaacaggTAAACAACACATGTATATATAATGCTGTTTGTCTTCCTTCCCATGAATACATAAGGCGAATCAAATTCTGCTTAGTGCACACAAACTGCTCAGTCCTTCCCTGCATCCAAGCAATGTCCTATTTGAGATATCACAAGAAACACACATGGTGGTGCCAAGCCTGAGACTATGCCCCATGGAAAAAACCCAAGGCTTGGCCTGGAATCTTGGAACAGAATAAAATCTCCATGCATGCTTTCAATGAACTTTCACCTTCTCGCCTTGGTGGGCTTTAATGAAGGGGGACTACTTGATGCCGCACTGCTTTTGTATGCCTCTGAAGAGAGTGTACGGTGACAGAAAGACATGTCCATGTAATGcaagtggaaaaagaaatccaTATCACAAACCTATGTAagtgtattgtttttttttttagccaaagtCCAAAATGTTCTAATGGGTACAGAGGAGCTGACTTCTTGAGGCAAAACAATAATCAACAATAATAAGCAGTCTGATTAGTTTTAGATACCATCACACAAAGCTTTGGAGAAGTGGAGGAGCATAGTGGGATAGTGTTTAGCTCTGCCCTAGGTTATAATCTTGGCCAGAGCTTTTCTGCCTACAGTTTGAATTTGCCCCATCAtctatttgatttattatgagtTCTCAGAACACCACTGACTGTTTCAAGACTGACGTTATGGGGGCCTTGTATTTACAAAACTAATTCATCAAACTTTATTATCACAATTACTACTAGTTTTAAACAAGACACTAAACAAAGTTTTAgcctaaaaaaaattcatatgGAGTCATGAGTAGTATAATTTAGCTTCAGTAGCGGGTCACTCAAATGATATGAAAACACAATCACCAGTtggacttttaattttttatccagcttaaaaaaatacaatattatatttgttttatcaatTACTTGTAGAGGATGTATTCTCCATTTTCTGTGAATTGTTTTTGAGGTTGGACAGGGAAGCTCGAAAATAGTTTTTAGATGGGGACCTAAGTTTTATTACAACCCTTTAATGATGCTTCTTCAGCAGGTGCCAGTCTTGATTAAATAAGGCAGCTGGAGAACATTCATTTTCCCTAGGGTGGAACTTATTTTGAGCAAGATCCTGGGCAAAAGGCCATCTGTTTTCATCTCCTTGTAGGGCAATACAGGGAGATGAAACCTTTATGGTTAAGACCTCatatatagatttattacaGGAATTTAAAATGTCCCAGCATCCAGTAACTGGAGACTACAAGCCGTTTGACGACACTTCCAAGCCTAAGTGCCATGTACATATCTGAAATGAGCCATAAAAAACATTGATGTGAAGTCATGCCtattaataaagttattttatttcaatttgataTTTCATCTTGTTTGTATCTCTaaggtaaaatatatttttagaaattttctcaAGCTGAATTACCTTACACATGCACACATCATATTcgtctttaaaatattttggtgacAGCTTGTACTTAAAATGGCAGTAGCATTAACGTCACagctttaattaatatttaatccaGTAACAGATAATGTTGCTCTGCACTTAGTGCAAAGCTTGCTCATACAATTGCAcctataaaacatgtttaaatataataacttatacatgtacttttaaaaagcaCTATTTTTCCTTAAATTAAAGAGAGTTTTGCAGCAAGCCAAAGATTTCATATGTTAATGAGAAACCAAATACCAGCCAAACTTGGATATCTTTCCAAAATCAGATCCAAAGCAGTTCACAAccgtacaaaaaaaataaatctattttaataGTCACATATGTTTTCTGAGTAATATATATTAAACATTCTTCTGGACTattcagagatttattttatttagtcagCACTTCTGTTTCCTCATGTGGAGGCAGCAGTGGAcaatattttgcattaaaatatttgtggCTCAGAATTTTAGTCATTGATGCATGAGCACCtacataattttaataaatccaTTTATTGCATATTGGATGTTTATCTtacaattatttgaattttatttcttgaaattctttatgtttttttcccctctcattAATTTTTGTCATCCCATAAAATCATCTTAAGTATATAAGACAGATAACTAGTTTTAAAGCTGAAGTTAAGAGGTTGGCACGTATAATTTCTGTAAACATATCCACCACAAAATAAGCCACAGGATGATTAGAGATCATGACCAAACTGGGTGAGTGGCAACAGCTGACTAGACACTCCCACCCTCTATAAATGAGGGAGCTCCAGACTTCTGCTTGAACTGATAGGCTGCTGTCACAGGTGAGTGCATTTATAATCGCATTATTTTCTAGTCTTCATTTTATAAGAGAttgtcatgttgcattttaccCACAATTTAACAGACAAGTTAACTTTAAACATGCATCAGCCCAATGACATTTCCTCAGAATTCTATTCTCCTTCAGTCAATAGAAAAATCCCAGTTAAAGCCTTTTAAAATGATGGATTCTTGTGCTTAAACATAAGTGTTCTTTTGgagaagttttatttaattagctgTAAGGAAGTTAAATATAAGGGGGCATAGAAAtttgcaaatgaaataaaaaaagattttgccATATCTGGTATTTGCGTTTTCCTCATTTGTCTATCAACCTGACAggatacaaacacaaaaaacatttgtcttctcCTTTTCAGCATCTTCACAGGTCAGCTGAAACCAAAGACATCAATCTTGTTTCCCATCGGGTTCAGGTAATAATAAggaggaaaatgaagaaaaacagcattgCACATTCAAACTTGAAGTAGATGTTTCAACTatgtaataattaataataaccAGTGAATGTGAATAGGCAAAGACTACCGTGGACTCATTTGGATTGTCATTTTCAGTCTCGACTAAAGTGCCACCATGAGCACAGATGCGGAGATGGAGGCCTATGGCCCAGCGGCCATTTACCTCCGGAAGCCAGAAAAGGAGAGGATTGAGGCTCAGACAGCTCCATTTGATGCTAAAACAGCTTACTTTGTGGTGGATGAAGCTGAGATGTATCTGAAGTGCAAAGTGATAAAGAGGGAAGGTGGCAAAGCCACTGTTGAAACACTGGAAGGAGGGAAGGTAAATCTTCTTATTAATcttatcataaaaaaataatacaaactccacttaaaataaaaacactgcattACTTGAAtgatattatttgaaaaaaaaaaacaaaaaaacattatttgtgttttttcaataGACCCTCACAGTTAAAGAGGATGACATCCACCCAAGAAATCCTCCAAAGTACGACAAAATTGAGGACATGGTCATGATGACCCACCTCAACGAGCCTTGTGTGTTGTATAACCTCAAAGAGCGTTATGCATCCTGGATGATCTACGTGAGTACTCAGATGCATTTCAAAGAACTTAAAAGGAGAAATCAAATCTGTGTATTCATAGAAATGACTAATCATAAATTATCTCTTCTTCTGTAACAGACCTACTCCGGGTTGTTCTGTGTGGTCGTGAATCCCTACAAGTGGCTGCCTGTGTATGATGCTATTGTTGTAGGAGGATACAGAGGCAAGAAGAGGATTGAGGCTCCACCTCACATCTTCTCCATCTCTGACAATGCCTATCAGTTCATGCTCACAGGTAAATCAAAGACTAAACTGTTTTCtcaaaagaaatggaaagaaagaacATATTCACATTGACATGAACTTAATGCAGCTACTAAAGTATTATGGTGTACATTGCAGATCGTGAGAACCAGTCTATCCTGATTACGTGAGTATTGCACAAACTCAATTGGTCATTCTtacacaaaatgtacaaatgtgacgctgataaatcaaaatgtgtcTCTTGTACCTCAGCGGAGAATCCGGTGCTGGCAAGACTGTCAACACCAAGCGTGTCATCCAGTACTTTGCAACAATTGCAGCTCTTGGTGGCAAAAAGGATCAAGCACCGCAAGCCACTGGAAAAATTCAGGTGATTatgcattttaagaaaaagcaaGTTTCCACTGTGTATACTTAGGTGcatactgcaaaaatattcacaactgTAAATGTGCAGGGCTCCCTTGAGGACCAAATTATTGCTGCTAACCCTCTGCTAGAGGCTTATGGTAATGCCAAGACTGTGAGGAATGACAACTCTTCCCGTTTTGTAAGTTAAGACAATGCTTAAATGTTCATTGATAGTTAATGCTTGAATTTAGAGAATAACACATGCTATTAATTTTGCTTAGGGTAAGTTCATCAGGATCCACTTTGGTACAAGTGGAAAGCTGGCCTCAGCTGATATTGAAACATGTAAGTAAAACATATGATGTAATCAGTATTAtctattattaatttataatatGTACCATGACTTTCTTATCAAAGAGCATACTAATATTCATATAATTCTTAGATCTGCTGGAGAAGTCCCGTGTCACCTTCCAGCTGTCTGCTGAGAGGAGCTACCATATCTTCTATCAGCTTATGACAGGCCACAAGCCTGAGCTCATTGGTAAATGATCAAATACTTTAAATTTGAATGTAGAAAAGTGCAAATAATAAGACAAAGAAGCTacaattatttgtttctattgtttcaGATGCTCTGCTTATCACCACTAACCCCTATGACTTCCCAATGATCAGCATGGGTGAAATCACTGTCAAGAGTATCAATGATGTGGAGGAGTTCATTGCAACAGatgtaaaagaatatttaagtgtttttaaaaagaattctCTCAAAACGTGTGTTTAGTGTACTTAAAACTTATTTCTCTACACAGACTGCTATTGATATCTTGGGCTTCACTGCTGATGAGAAGTTTAACATCTACAAGCTCACTGGTGCTGTGATGCATCATGGCACCATGAAGTTCAAGCAGAAGCAACGTGAGGAGCAGGCTGAACCAGACGGCACTGAGGgtaatttataaaatatcacCAATATCATTCTGTAGAGACacaaaaattgtataaaataggttaaagtgtgttttgtttctttcaaaagtgGCTGATAAAATTGCCTACCTCCTGGGTCTGAACTCAGCTGATATGCTGAAGGCTCTGTGCTACCCAAGGGTCAAAGTCGGAAATGAGATGGTCACCAAAGGTCAGACCGTCCCACAGGTAATTTATACCAGTTGTGATGGTAAgcaatgtttatttgtttattacataaaaCTGACAGATTATTCATCTAGGTCAACAACGCTGTCGGCGCTCTGTGCAAGTCTGTCTATGAGAAAATGTTCTTGTGGATGGTCATCCGTATCAATGAAATGCTGGACACAAAACAGGCGAGAGCCTTCTTCATTGGAGTCTTGGACATTGCTGGCTTTGAGATCTTTGACGTGAGTgaagaaaaactctaaaatatcTAACGAAACAGAGTTGACTTCCAATTAGGTTAAAATAATTCTCACTAATTACAGTACAACAGCTTGGAGCAGCTCTGCATCAACTTCACCAATGAGAAACTGCAACAGTTTTTCAACCACCACATGTTTGTCCTGGAGCAAGAGGAGTACAAGAAGGAAGGCATTGATTGGGAGTTCATTGACTTCGGTATGGACTTGGCTGCTTGCATTGAGCTTATTGAGAAGGTAAGTCGCTGTTCTAAAAATATTCTCATTCAAATACTGATCTAACTTTCTTTTAACTTGCATTCAACCTGCACTCAAATTGATCTCGCATTTGTTCACAGCCATTGGGGATCTTCTCCATCCTTGAAGAGGAGTGCATGTTCCCCAAAGCCTCTGATACAACTTTCAAGAACAAGCTGATTGATCAGCATCTTGGCAAGAACAGGGCCTTTGAGAAACCCAAGCCTGGAAAGGGCAAAGCTGAGGCTCACTTCGCCCTGGTTCACTATGCTGGTACAGTGGACTACAACATCACTGGCTGGCTGGAAAAGAACAAGGACCCACTGAACGATTCTGTGGTTCAGCTGTACCAGAAGTCTGCCAACAAGTTGCTGTGCTTACTGTATGCAGCTCATGCTGGAGCCGAAGGTAAGAAccagtaaaataaacagatagaCTTAAATTAAATAGCTTAATCTCCTGTGACAAACATCCAAAATACACAAAGATCGGTCCAGAAAAGTTTGAACCTTCATCTTATTAAGGTTTTCTGTTCAGTGATACTAAATTGTGCAtctaaaatgacttttaaacaTATCTAAAATTAATATGTTCATAAATATGTTCAttctatatatacataaaacTGTATGGTTATCACAATCATACAGTTGTGGTAAAGAGTCCTTAgcacaaataatgttttaatatcactgttttcatttcaatttcagCTGAGGCTAGCAAGAAGGGTGGCAAGAAGAAGGGTGGTTCTTTCCAGACTGTGTCTGCTGTTTTCAGGGTACGGACATGTTTTGAAGAACTATCAGAacctaaaaatctaaaattacccatggattaattttattgtgctGATCTACAGGAGAACTTGGGCAAGCTGATGACCAACTTGAGGAGCACTCATCCTCACTTTGTGCGTTGCCTGATTCCCAATGAGTCAAAGACCCCAGGCAAGAAGCTCTTAGAAATTTGACAATAAGTTGACCATAAGAAATTTTACATGATATGGTTTGGAGGcactgttgaattatttttcactaAATATATTACCAACCCTCAGGTCTTATGGAGAACTTCTTGGTCATCCACCAGCTGAGGTGTAATGGTGTGCTGGAGGGCATCAGAATCTGCAGAAAGGGCTTCCCCAGCAGAATCCTCTATGGTGACTTCAAGCAGAGGTGGCTGCTCTTGTCTTTCTGAATGTAAACACATGTTTCCAGATGTAAAGATGGAAAAAGGGAACATCCAAATTTTCTCTCATAGATACAAAGTATTGAATGCCAGTGTTATCCCTGAGGGACAGTTTATTGACAACAAGAAGGCTTCAGAGAAGCTGCTGGGCTCCATTGATGTGGACCACACTCAGTACAAGATGGGACACACTAAGGTATGTTGAAACAAGACAGTCAATTCCATAGctagaaacaatttttttgtttcttttgtgttctgACTTGTAAAGGTTTTGCTAATATAGGTGTTCTTCAAAGCTGGTCTTCTGGGTTCCCTTGAGGAAATGAGAGATGAGAAACTGGCTTCATTGGTTAGCATGACTCAGGCTCTCTGCAGAGGATATGTCATGAGGAAGGAGTTTGTGAAGATGATGGAGAGGAGGTGGGATTACTTCTAACTATGCAAGTGATTAGCTTGACACACTTATGTCTCTAaggtgaaaaaaacatttatctttaattGTTGGGCTTTTCTCTCAGAGAGTCTATCTACACCATTCAATACAACATCCGTTCCTTCATGAATGTCAAGAACTGGCCATGGATGACCCTGTACTTCAAGATCAAACCTCTGCTGAAGAGTGCTGAGACTGAGAAGGAGCTGCAGAATATGAAGGAGAACTATGAAAAGATGAAGACAGACCTGGCTGCTGCTTTGGCCAAGAAGAAGGaactggaggagaaaatggTCTCCTTGCTCCAGGAGAAGAATGACTTGCAGCTCCAAGTAGCTTCTGTAAGTTGgcagatttcttaaaaattatttattcatattcatgTGTAATTAATTAACCAAATAGTTCTCATGTTCAACAAGGTACTTAAAAGAGTGGGGTTATGTTTTGAGACTGAGACTACAAATACTAGATTTGTGTCAACATTGGCCAGATATAGTAAAATAATGGATTCTGATATTATTAAAGTACTATTTacgtaaaagaaaaacagtaacatCATCTTACTCATTCT from the Gambusia affinis linkage group LG19, SWU_Gaff_1.0, whole genome shotgun sequence genome contains:
- the LOC122821570 gene encoding myosin heavy chain, fast skeletal muscle; translated protein: MSTDAEMEAYGPAAIYLRKPERERIEAQTAPFDAKTAYFVVDPDEMYVKGKLVKKEGGKATVETDGGKTVTVKEDDIHPRNPPKFDKIEDMAMMTHLNEPCVLYNLKDRFASWMIYTYSGLFCVVVNPYKWLPVYDAVVVAGYRGKKRIEAPPHIFSVSDNAYQFMLTDRENQSILITGESGAGKTVNTKRVIQYFATVAMTGSKKAEPAAGKMQGSLEDQIVAANPLLEAYGNAKTVRNDNSSRFGKFIRIHFGTSGKLASADIETYLLEKSRVTFQLSAERSYHIFYQLMTGHKPELLEALLITTNPYDYHMISQGEVTVKSINDVEEFIATDTAIDILGFSADEKFNIYKLTGAVMHHGNMKFKQKQREEQAEPDGTEVADKIAYLLGLNSADMLKALCYPRVKVGNEMVTKGQTVPQVNNAVSALCKSVYEKMFLWMVIRINEMLDTKQARAFFIGVLDIAGFEIFDYNSLEQLCINFTNEKLQQFFNHHMFVLEQEEYKKEGIEWEFIDFGMDLAACIELIEKPMGIFSILEEECMFPKASDTTFKNKLNDQHLGKTKAYEKPKPGKGKAEAHFSLVHYAGTVDYNITGWLDKNKDPLNDSVVQLYQKSSNKLLCLLYVAHAAGDEAGGGGGKKAGKKKGGSFQTVSALFRENLGKLMTNLRSTHPHFVRCLIPNESKTPGLMENFLVIHQLRCNGVLEGIRICRKGFPSRILYGDFKQRYKVLNASVIPEGQFIDNKKASEKLLGSIDVDHTQYKFGHTKVFFKAGLLGTLEEMRDEKLAELVTMTQALCRGYVMRKEFVKMMERRESIYTIQYNIRSFMNVKNWPWMTLYFKIKPLLKSAETEKELQNMKENYEKMKTDLAAALAKKKELEEKMVSMLQEKNDLQLQVAAEVENLSDAEERCEGLIKSKIQLEAKLKETSERLEDEEEINAELTAKKRKLEDECSELKKDIDDLELTLAKVEKEKHATENKVKNLTEEMATQDEAIAKLTKEKKALQEAHQQTLDDLQAEEDKVNTLTKAKTKLEQQVDDLEGSLEQEKKLRMDLERAKRKLEGDLKLAQESIMDLENDKQQSDEKIKKKDFEISQLLSKIEDEQSLGAQLQKKIKELQARIEELEEEIEAERSARAKVEKQRADLSRELEEISERLEEAGGATAAQIEMNKKREAEFQKLRRDLEESTLQHESTAAVLRKKQADSVAELGEQIDNLQRVKQKLEKEKSEYKMEIDDLSSNMEAVAKAKGNLEKMCRTLEDQLSEIKSKNDENVRQLNDINAQKARLQTENGEFARQLEEKEALVSQLTRGKQAFTQQVEELKRHIEEEVKAKNALAHAVQSARHDCDLLREQFEEEQEAKAELQRGMSKANSEVAQWRSKYETDAIQRTEELEEAKKKLAQRLQDAEESIEAVNSKCASLEKTKQRLQGEVEDLMTDVERANSLAANLDKKQRNFDKVLSEWKQKYEESQAELEGAQKEARSLSTELFKMKNSYEEALDQLETMKRENKNLQQEISDLTEQIGETGKTIHELEKAKKTLDSEKSEIQAALEEAEGTLEHEESKILRVQLELNQVKSEIDRKLAEKDEEMEQIKRNSQRVIDSMQSTLDAEVRSRNDALRVKKKMEGDLNEMEIQLSHANRQAAEAQKQLRNVQGQLKDAQLHLDDALRGQEDMKEQVAMVERRNGLMVAEIEELRAALEQTERSRKVAEQELVDASERVGLLHSQNTSLLNTKKKLEADLVQVQGEVEDAVQEARNAEEKAKKAITDAAMMAEELKKEQDTSAHLERMKKNLEITVKDLQHRLDEAENLAMKGGKKQLQKLEQRVRELESEVEGEQRRGAEAVKGVRKYERRVKELTYQTEEDKKNLVRLQDLVDKLQLKVKSYKRQAEEAEEQANTHMSRLRKVQHEMEEAQERADIAESQVNKLRAKSRDAGKSDSAE